A stretch of DNA from Candidatus Gastranaerophilales bacterium:
AAAACCGACTAAAAGCAGTCGAATCATTGAGAAATCAATCAAAGGAAACTGTAAACAGAGCTATTGAAAAATCCTACGGCGGCAGACACTAATCAGTTTTTGATACAGCCTTTTAAGCACCAAAGCAGTGCTTCATCTATAGTTACGTCTGTTAATGTACCTATCAAATCGGGTGTTCCCTCAAAGTGAACAACTTTGTTATTTCTGGTTCTGCCTGTTAAAATATTTTGTGCATTTTTGGGATTAAATTCTTCCACCAAAACTTCAAGCGTTTTACCGACATACTTTTGATTAGAAAGATATGAATATTCCTGAACTTTTTTGTTTAATACAGCTAAGCGTTCTTTTTTGACGGCTTTATCAATAAACTTGTCGCGCCAGGTAGCGGCAGGAGTTTGTTTCCTCGGAGAATATGCAGCCGTATTGGAATAATCAAGCTCCAATTCTTCTATAATGCTCACAGTTTCCTCAAACTGCTGTCGGGTTTCCCCCGGAAAACCAACTATAAAATCACTTGTAACCGTAACATTTTCAACCTTTGAGCGAATTTTTTTCACAATCTCAATATACTGTTCTCTGGTATATTTGCGGCGCATGTTTTTTAAAACTTCATTTGAACCTGATTGCATAGGAATATGGAAGTATTCGCAAATTTTGGGATATTCTCTTACAACCTCAATTAATTCATCAGAAATATCGGTAGGGTAAGACGTAACAAACCTTATACGCAAAATATCCTCAATCTTGACAAGCTCCCGCAGCAAATTTGCAAGCGTAACATTTTTATCCTCCAAATCACGCCCGTAAGAATCGACCGTCTGCCCCAGCAAAGTAACCTCTTTAAACCCTTGTTTGGCAACATTTTGAACCTCTTCAATAATAGCCTGCATATTTCTGCTGCGCTGCCTTCCCCTTACATAAGGTACAACGCAATATGTGCAAAAGTAATCGCAGCCGTCAATAATAGGCACCCAGGCATTAAATCCCTCCGTTCTTACAATATTTTTGCTTTCTTTATCTCTCGAAACAGGGTCTTTAGAAATGCAAACAACCTTTTCGCCGCCTTCAATTTTTTTAATCAAATCAGGAAGCTGGGGAATATTAAGAGTGCCAAAAACCAAATCAACCCCCGGCAATCTCCTTCTTACTTCTTCCTTATCCTGCTGCGCAACACAGCCGCACATAGCAATTTTTATCTCGGGATTTTGCTCACGCAATTTAATCCATCTTCCAAGCAAACTATAGGCTTTATCAGCCGAAAGCTGTCTGATATTGCAAGTATTAACAATAAGCAAAGAAGCCTCTTCATCGGATTGTGCTTTTTTGTAGCCTAAATTTTCAAGCATTCCGTAAATCCGCTCAGAATCAGACTTGTTCATCTGGCAGCCGAGTGTTTCTATGTAAACAGCAGCATCCATCTTTAATTCCCGTTAAAACTCTCATGTCTATTACAACAAACAAAAAATGAATAATCAAGCAAAACATTCGCATAAAACTTCTTTGACTTGCAATTACCACTCAATTATAATTTTATTAACAAAATATTTATGGAGAGAATTTAACTGTGTGTGGAATAGTAGGATATATCGGAAATAAAAAAGTAGCCCCCATAGTGGTAGAAGGCTTAAGAAATCTTGAATACAGGGGTTATGACAGCTCAGGAATGGCGCTGATTTACAATAATAAAATCGAGGTTTTAAAAGCCCAGGGCAAGCTCGAAAACCTCGATAACTTGATAAATAAGAACAAAACAGCCCAAGAAGCTGATATAGTAGGCATAGGTCATATCAGATGGGCAACGCATGGCATACCCAATGAAATCAATGCCCACCCGCATGTAAGCAACTGCGAACGTATAGCGGTTGTACACAACGGAATTATAGAAAACTACAAAGAGTTAAGAAAAGACCTTGAAGCAGCAGGCTACAAATTCCACTCGCAAACAGATACAGAAACTATCGTACATATGGTGGCAAATGAGCTGAAGACGGCATGCTGCCTGAAAGATGCCCTAAAAGCAACTTTATCTAAGGTAAAAGGCGCTTATGCACTGTGTGTTATTTCTCTTGATGAACCTGACAAAATTGTCGTAGCAAGAAAAAACGCACCGTTACTTATAGGTGTAGGCGAAGGCGAAAACTTTGTCGCAAGCGATATTCCCGCAATTATTGAACATACCAAAAAAGCAATTTACCTTGACGATGATGAAATTGCAGAAGTATCCAAGGATGACTTAAAAATTTATAATGCAATTACAGGCGAAAAAATCGAAAAGAAAATTGAAATTTTACCGTTTGAACCTGTAGCTTTAAGCAAAATGGGCTACAAGCACTTTATGCTAAAGGAAATCAACGAGCAGCCTGCCGTAGTCCGCAAAAACCTCTTCGGCAGATTGAGCGCGCCTGATGAACCTATCGATTTAAAGGAAGTAAAACTTACAAAAGAAGATTTAAAAAACCTAAACCGCATACAAATTATAGCTTGCGGAACCTCCTTGCATGCCGCTATGGTAGGCAAATACATTATAGAAGAATTTACGGGACTTCCCGTAGATGTTGAAGCATCAAGCGAATATATTTACAGAAATACTATCACTAATAAAAACACTCTGGTAATAGGGGTTTCCCAATCAGGTGAAACAGCAGATACCATAACCGCTATCAGACAAGCCAAAGCAAAAGGTTCTCATATCTTAATCATCACAAACCGTGTTGATTCCACAATGGCAAGAGATGCCGACAGCTTAATATGTGTTGATGCGGGTATAGAAGTAAGTGTAGCCGCTACAAAATCATACACGGCACAGCTTATGTCCTTCTACTTGTTGATGTTATACCTTGCGGAGGTTAAAAATTCCATCGACCCTGAAGTATCAAAATCAATAAAAGAAGAACTTATTCAGCTGCCGCAAAAGATTGAAGAACTCCTTTCACATTCGGACCGAATTGCAAAATGTGCGAAGATTTTTGCTTCTACAAAAGACTTTATCTTCATAGCAAGGGGCATAAACTTCCCTGTAGCGCTTGAAGGTGCGCTGAAGCTGAAAGAAATCAGCTACATAAACGCAACGGGTTACAGCGCGGGAGAACTAAAACACGGCCCTATTGCAATGCTTGACGAAAGTATGCCTGTTCTGGCTATTTTAATACCCGGTATTGTATACGACAAAGTTCTATCAAACTCGGAAGAGTCAAAAGCAAGAAACGCAAGACTTATTGCTTTAACCAGCGCTGATGATGAGCATTTGAACTCTATATTTGAATACATTATCAAAATCCCGGAAGTATCGGATATCTTATCACCGATTATAACAACGGTACCGCTGCAGCTCTTGGCATATTACATTGCGGAATTTTTAGGCAAAGACGTAGACCAGCCCAGAAATTTAGCAAAATCCGTAACCGTTGAGTAACATGAAAGCAATAAATTTACAGCTTAAAATTAAAAAGAAAAACGATGCAGATTACATCGAACGTGAAATTTCGTATTACGGAAAACCCCTAAGATGGGCAATTGTAGAAGTTTCCAACGAACATTATACAATCGATTGCGCAATTTTAAAGGAAGACGAATGAGAATACTCGGAATAGACCCCGGTCTTGCCATAACAGGATATGCAATCCTTGATTGCGAAGCGGATAACCTCGCCGTAGTAAACAGCGGGTCAATCCAAACCCCTTCTAAATCAAGCAACGGGGCAAGGCTGCTTGAGCTTGCGCAGGATTTATCGACAATTATAGAAAAGTATAACCCTGATTGTGCAAGTGTTGAAAAGCTTTTTTACTTTAAAAACCTAAAGACCATTATGCCTGTATCAGAAGCAAGAGGCGTGATAATTATGATATTGGAAAAATATGGTGTAGAAATCTTTGAATACACACCGCTTGAAGTAAAGCAGACAATCACGGGTTACGGCAGAGCCTGCAAGGAAGAAGTGAAAAAAATGACCGAGATTGCACTGTGCAATGCGCTGCCAAACCTTGATGACGCGGTTGATGCGGTTGCCATAGCCCTTTGCCATACAAGGTGCTGTAGAGTTTAATAGTTGGAGTGGTGCATAGTGCAAGAAACACACTATGCATGCCCGTCATTGCAAACGAAGTAAAGCAATCCGGTTACATAATGGACGAAAAAACTCCATCTGAAATTAAAAATTCTAAAAAAATGTATTATTTTAATTTAGTAAATTAAATCATTTGCACTAACCTTCAGTGCATCTGCTATTTTAACCAATACAAAAACACTTACATTTACTTTTTCATTTTCTATTTGATTAATATATTGTTGTGTAGTACCGCTGGCTTCAGCCAAAACTTCCTGGGATATTCTGTTTTTAGCTCTTAATACCCTTAAATTTTCCGCTATTTGTTTTTTTAGTTTATCTTTTTCCATTAAATTATTTTAAATCACTTGTATTTTATTTTTTACTAATGATATAATGTTAATAACATAATTTAATATGTTGAAAGGATTAATAATGAAAGAAATATTAAAGAAAGCAAAAACATTAAATAACATGTTTGATTTTATCTTAAATGCTGTTAAATCGGACAAAACAACTACCAAAAAGAACATACATTATTTTCTGTCCGAAATGAATAAGCTGTCCACAGAAATTGAACATGATTTAACATAAAAAAGCCGAACATAAATGCTCGGCTTTAGTTGTGGTTGTTGAACCATTGTTATTGTTTAGTATATTCAGCATCGATAACATCATCATCTCCGCCGTTATCTTGAGATGTTTGCTCGGAAGAAGCGCCTTGCTCACCCTCAGCTGAAGCAGAACCCTGAGATTGTTGATAAGCTTTGGATGAAATAGCATACATAGTTTCCTGAAGCTTGTCTGCCAAGGTTTTAACCTGTTCAATAGCAGCATTTTCATCGATTGCCTTTTTCAATTCATCTTTTTCGCTCGTAAGTTTAGACTTATCATCTTCGCTCATCTTGCCTTCGAGGTCTTTAACCAACCTTTCGGCAGCATTCACCATGCTTGTAGCATTGTTTTTTGTTTCAACTTCTTCTTTGCGTTTTTTATCATCTTCACTATGCATTTCTGCATCCTTCACCATTTTGTCAATGTCAGATTCAGATAAGTTAGAAGTATTTGTGATGGTAATTTTTTGTTCTTTATTAGTAGCCTTGTCTTTAGCGCTGACATTAACAATACCGTTAGCGTCAATATCAAATGTAACTTCAACCTGAGGAATACCTCTTGCAGCAGCGGGAATACCGTCTAAACGAAACATACCCAAAGATTTGTTATCTTTTGCCATAGGTCTTTCACCTTGAAGTACATGGATATCAACTGCGGTTTGATGATCATCGGCAGTAGAGAAGACTTGCGACTTGCTGACAGGTATAGTGGTATTTCTCGGAACCAATGCAGTCATTACACCGCCTAAAGTCTCAATACCCAATGTAAGAGGCGTAACGTCTAAAAGAACGATATCTTTAACTTCTCCGGCTAATACCCCTGCCTGAACAGCTGCACCTACTGCAACAACTTCGTCGGGGTTAACAGACTGGTTAGGTTCTTTACCTGTATACTCTTTAACTAACGCCTGCACTGCAGGAATACGGGTCGAGCCGCCGACAAGCACAACTTCGTCGATTTCACCTTTGGACACGCCTGCTTCCTTGATTGCATCTGCTACAGGCTGTTTACACCTGTCAATCAACTCTCTTGTTAAATCATCAAATTTAGCTCTTGTTAAAGTTAAATCCAAGTGCTTAGGACCGTTAGCATCGGCTGTGATGAACGGTAAATTGATGGTAGTTTCAATCACGCTTGAAAGTTCACATTTAGCTTTTTCAGCAGCTTCTTTAAGTCTTTGCATAGCTTGTTTGTCATTTCTCAAGTCTATACCTTCAACTTTTTTGAATTCATCGCAAAGCCAGTTCATAACTTTTTCGTCAAAGTCATCCCCGCCTAAAAGCGTATCACCGCTTGTAGACAAAACCTCGTGAACGCCGTCGCCGATTTCAAGTATACTAACGTCAAAAGTACCGCCGCCAAGGTCAAATACCAATACTTTTTCGGTCTTTTCTTTTTCTAAACCGTAAGCCAATGCAGCGGCTGTCGGTTCATTTACAATTCTCAAAACGTCCAAGCCCGCGATTTTACCCGCATCTTTTGTAGCTTGTCTTTGGCTGTCATTGAAGTAAGCAGGAACAGTAATAACTGCAGAAACAACTTTTTCTCCCAAATACTTGGAAGCATCATCAGCAAGTTTTCTCAAAATCATAGCTGCAATTTCTTGAGGAGTATAGTCAGTTCCGTCAATTTTTACTTTGTAATCCGTACCCATATGTCTTTTTATACTCAAGACAGTTCTGTCAGGGTTAAGGATTGCTTGCCTTTTTGCAAGCTGTCCCACCAGTCTTTCGCCCGATTTAGAAAATCCGACGATAGAAGGAGTTGTTCTGCTGCCCTCAGCGTTAGCTATAACGGTTGGCTTACCGCCTTCCATAACGGCAACTACAGAGTTTGTAGTACCTAAGTCAATACCTATTGTTTTTGCCATAATTTATTTTCTCCCATTTGAATAGTTTTCCACCTATAACAATTTAAACAGATTTTTTGCAAAAGATTAAAAATCTCAACAAAAAATTAATATTTAGAAAATTCTCAATGTAAAAAGCCTTTTCAGGCTCCACACTCTGCTTACGCATTTGCTCCTGTGGGTATCTCGCACTTGCTTCCCTCCCGCGGGCGCAAGCTCGATTATCCTACGTCGCCATAGAACGGTTTCGCCTTACAAAACCTTGCCCTTCGGCAAGCCTTTTCAGGCTTCACACTCTGCTTACGCATGCCGTCGCCCTAATATAAGTTTCCCATCAAATAATAAGCTATAAACATCGTCCAACAATCTGGTGCATCAGCACTGCAAAAAAAGCCCTTCCTTTAGGGGAAGGGGAATCTTTGAGTTCTATTCTCTCAAAGTAAGGGTAAGGTAAGGTAGGTAGTATATGTTTGTTTGTTGGTTTTTCAAATTCTTTATACTTTAATAAAAACAATTGCCGTACGCCTAAATTAAATTTAATGTTTTTTGTTACATAACTTATTATTTCTTAAATGTATGCAATATTTACTAAAATAAACTAAAATATTAGTATAGATTTTTTAAGGACGATGATTTGGAATTAACATTTAATTTTGAGCTGGACGATTTTCAAAAAGAAGCTCAAGAACATATAAACAGAGGCGAAAGCGTGGTGGTATGCGCACCGACAGGGGCAGGAAAAACAGCGATAGCGGAAATAGCCGTACACAGGGCATTAGAAATAAATAAAAGGCTTTTTTACACAACCCCTCTTAAAGCCTTAAGCAATCAAAAATACAGGGATTTTACACACAAATACGGAGAAGACAAAGTAGGACTTCTAACGGGTGATATCTCCATTAACCGTGGCGCACAAATTGTTGTTATGACAACAGAAGTTTTCAGAAATATGCTCTATGGCACAAACCTTGGCAAAGTAGAAGAAAATCTTCAAAACGTAGAATACGTTGTTTTAGATGAAGTTCACTATATGAACGATGAGCAGCGGGGAACGGTTTGGGAAGAAAGCATTATTTACTGTCCGAACAACATCAAACTCATTGCTTTAAGTGCAACGGTTGCTAACGCAAAAGAACTGACGGACTGGATTAACAGTGTTCACAGCAAAACACACCTTGTAAATACGGACTTTCGCCCAGTGCCGTTAAGACATTATTACCTCGGCGAACCGAATTTGAATGATATTGTCCCGTTATTTGCCCCGGGCGGAGCGCTTAACAGCAAAATTAAAGCTTTGCCTGTTAAAAACAAATTTTCCAAGGCAAAAAGAAAGACCTCACCTGCAACGCTGGTTGAAATTCTTCATCGTAAAGATATGCTGCCTGCCATTCATTTTACATTCAGCCGCAAAAAATGTGATGCATATATGTTTGAATGTGCTGATTTGAGGCTTTTGACGCCTGAAGAAGAAGAAGAGTTAAGATGTACCATCAAAGAATACGTCTATGAAAATCCTTACTTAGAAAACCATAGACACTTAAAAGCGTTATATGCAGGGGTCGCCAGCCACCATGCCGGACTTTTGCCGTCTTTAAAAGTACTTGTAGAAAAATTATTTCAAAAAGGTCTTATAAAAGTAGTCTTCGCGACCGAAACCTTGGCTGCAGGGATAAACATGCCGGCAAGAACAACCGTTATAAGCTCAATAAGCAAACGCACAGACAGCGGACACCGAAAACTCACAGCCAGCGAATTTTTACAAATGTCAGGTCGTGCCGGCAGACGTGGAATGGACGAAGTCGGACACGTAGTAGTTGTAGGCAACCCGTTTGACGATCCCGTAGATGTGCATGAGCTTGTTTCATCAAAAGCAGAGCCTTTAGAAAGTCGATTTACGCCAAGCTATTCAATGGTTTTAAACCTTTTGCAAAAGTTCGACATGGAACAATCAAGAGAATTGATTTTAAAGAGCTTCGGGTATTTTTCATCAACAAACAGGCTGAAGCCCTTTTATGACGAACTTAATTATGTTGAAGAACGACTTGATGCAATAGAAAACTTCAACTGTCCTTATAAGCTCAAAACCTCGGATTTGTTGAATTATAACAAATTAAAAAATACCTTTGTTCAGTACAAAAAAATAACCAACACTCTGCTTAAGCAGGCACGGCACAGCGGCGGCAAAAATGCGCCGGAAGTAGTTGAATATTCCCAAAAGACCAAAGATTTATATCACAAAATGGAACAAATTAAATGCAACTACTGCAAAATGTACAAAAAACATATTAGGGAAGCGGATTTGCAGGAGCGTTTCGAAAAAAAACGGGAAAAAATAAAAGCCGTTATTGAAACCCAAAAGGACATCTACTGGAACAGGTTTGTAAAGCTGAAAGAAATTCTTGGCGAATATCAGTATGTAGAAAGCGATTTTCCCACAGAATGCGGTTTTACAACATCATGCCTGCGCACGGAAAACGAACTTTACCTTGCCGAACTTATCTTTAAAGGAATATTTAATAATTTAAACCACAGCGAACTTGCGGGAATTGTATGCGCTATTTCTACGGAAGACGACAGAATGGCAATGCGAAGCCGCCTAAGATACAGCTCAAATGTCAAAAACTCTATCTACAGGGCAAGAGATATAATGCGAAAAATTGAACGCTCCCAAAAAGAAAAAGGCATAGAAAATATGATGAATCTCAACCCTAAATTCAGTGCATTTATAGAACACTGGATTAACGGATGTGAATGGGAGGAATTATTCATAGACGGTGAATTTTCGGAAGGTGATGTGGTAAGAGCCTTCAAACGCACTATTGATGTACTAAGACAACTATGTACGGTTGCAAATATTCCCCAAGAGCTTGCAAATACGGCACGACTTGCGATAGATTTAATTAACCGTGATCCGATAAAAGAAGACTAGCTGCTGATGCAGGTCAGATTGTTGCCCGATAATAGAATTACTTTTTCAAACAGCTGCGGGGCTTGCTGACGCAGGTCAGACTGTTGCCCGATAATAGAATTACTTTCTCAAACAGCTACGAGGCTTGCTGACGCAGGTCAGATTGTTGCCCGATAATAGAATTACTTTCTCAAATAGCTGTCCGGTTTGCTGATACGGGTTAAGTTGTTGACAAATTTTTGGCTAACCTAAAAGCATTAGCGCAAAACTAGCCACAAAGTAGAATTGCAAACAAGACTTTCTCCTGATTTAAAAGGTATGGCGGCAAGCTATCATAGAATTAGAATCCTCAACACTTCTAATCTAGTTGCTACTCACTTCTTCCCCTGTCTTGTTATCGGGGGATTTTTTTATGTCTACATCAACTCCGTCAGTATTTTGAGGTGTATTAATATTATTTACATTATTCAATTCTGCAGGAGCTTTTTTAGTATTCTTTTTAAACTTCGGAGCATCAATTCTGCACATAGCAACAAAAATCGGATAATTCGACGGAATCATAGACAAGTCAACGGCAATATTTTTATAATTAACCCCCAATACAGGAAAAATAAAAGGCGAAAAATTAGCAATATTCGGATATCTGTCATAATAACCGTACATCAAACCCGCTTTATACTGCCCGTTTAGTTTAAAACCATACTTATATTGTTTTTCCCAAAACTTTCTTGAAACTCCAAAGAAATAAGATCTGTCGCCCCAGCTATTAACAAAAGTAGTGGCAAAAACACCTTTAACCTGCAGCCCTATGAGATTATTAGTTTCGGTGTATTTATCATGTCCCCCGGGCTCTGTGTGGTAACTCCACATACCTATAATTATACCGTCATCCATAGGAACACCTTTGATGAATTGCCAAAAAGTCACGCCGGCAGAAGCGCTTGTTTTTTGAACGGACGCTTTCTTAACTGCCTCATTAAGTTCTTTATAGTGGGCTTCTCTCAGTTTATCAACCTGTACAACATCTTGTGTAACATCCGCTTCAGGCTCTTTTTCTTCCGAAGTTCTTTGCTCCTGTGCCTGCTCTACCTGTAATTTCAAAAGCTTCACCGACTCATTTGTATTATTAGAAAGAACGCCCATAGAAGCATGTGCATGTGACATCAGGCAAGCTGAACAAAGTATAAAAATAAATAATCTTAAAACATTTTTCATTGCTTTATTATAAATTAAAAATCCAAAAAAAGAAATTACTTCAATTTCCTTAAAATTTCTTCAAAAGTTTTTATCGGTACGAACTTATAGCCGCAATCATCGCTGATACTGCCGCCCATCATAAAGATTTCTTCCACGGGATATTGTCTGCATAAAAGAGGTCTGGTATTATATGCCGTGCATTTGCCTGTTTCCTTATCAAGTTTTGTACACGCAAACACAAGTCCTGTTTCATTTTGCCCTATGATTTTCAAATATCCGTAAAAATAATGCCTGTTTTTGAGGGAATTAAATTCTTCTTCTGTTTTAATAACATCTCTAGAATGCCTTACATAAATTTCACGGCAGCACCTGCCGCAAGCTTTACAAGCCCCTTCTCTGAAATATTTTCTCCTCAAAATATAATAATGGAAGAATTTTTTAAATTTTAAAAGCAGATTTTTCATAATTAATGTTTTGTTTTTATCATAGCAGAAATAGAATCACCCAAAATAGCCCTGCAATCAGCTATTTGTGCATCGATATCTTCTTTAAAAGGACTGCCTTCCCAAAGCACGGAAGAAAGTTTAAACTTATCAATAGCAACATCAGGATTGCCTTGAGCTTTAAGTACTTTACCTATTTCATAGGCAGTTTCCGCTGCACGGTAAATAATTTCAGCCTTGGGTTTCAGCTTTTGAATTTGTTTTTGCACCTCAATATCTTTTGTAATTAAGAATATGTTAGAAAGCCTAAAGACGGCATCTTTAAATTTATTTTCTTCTATTAATTTTGTGGTTTCAAATTTATAGTCTTCAAGCAGTTGTGGGTTTTCGGTCAAAACCTGCTGCAATTCGGCAATTTTTTTTCTGGTTAAAATTACATCGTTGTTGACTCTTCTCGATTGTTGAATAAAATGCGTTAAAAAACAAAAAGCTTCAAGCGGTTTTTCGAGCTTTTCGTAGGCTAAGCCAAGATTTAAACACAAATTAACCTGATGTGAATCGATTTTATATGACTCTATCCAAAAGTCAACCGCATTTTCATATTTTTCCAACTTATATAAAATATTGCCGATATTAGAATAAGTTTTTGTAAAATTAGGGAAAACCCTGATTGATTCATAATAAGATTGCAAAGCCTTTCTATAGTACTGTTTTTTTTCAAAAAACATACCGAGCTTAATATGAGAAATAGCATTTAATTTATGCATGGAAACTTTTTTGTGTACGTTCTTATACTCTACTGATGAAACATTGGTAGAATGAGCAGCATAAAATTCATAAATCATAAATGCTTGTTTTCGATTATCCTCTTTTTCATAAGCTATACCTAAATTTAACAGATTAACTTCGTTATAAGGATTGATACAAAATGCCTGTTCAAATTGACTTATCGCCTTCTTAGTGTCATTTTTAGACATATAATAATTACCCATATTAATATAGGCGTTAATTAAATATTTGTCCCGTTCTTTTGCTAAATTCCAATATTTAAGCGCTTCATTAACATTTCCCAAATGATAGTTTGCATCCGCATAATTAATCAAAGCCTCTGCGCGCTCAGGATAAAGCTCCATAATTTTTTTAAAAATTGCTGCACAATTGGCATAATTTCTTTCTTCATAAAAAGTAACCCCTTGAGAGAACAGCGTATGATAATCTTCCGTTGCGGGAAAATTATTCACTTCTTCTGTAATGTCAGCTGCCTCGGCAGGTGTTTTTTCTGTTTGTTTGTTATCCATAAACTTCCACAGCTTATTCTTCATTTACATTTTACTATTTTTTATAGCTGTTAGGCAAATTTTAACACATTATTA
This window harbors:
- the miaB gene encoding tRNA (N6-isopentenyl adenosine(37)-C2)-methylthiotransferase MiaB translates to MDAAVYIETLGCQMNKSDSERIYGMLENLGYKKAQSDEEASLLIVNTCNIRQLSADKAYSLLGRWIKLREQNPEIKIAMCGCVAQQDKEEVRRRLPGVDLVFGTLNIPQLPDLIKKIEGGEKVVCISKDPVSRDKESKNIVRTEGFNAWVPIIDGCDYFCTYCVVPYVRGRQRSRNMQAIIEEVQNVAKQGFKEVTLLGQTVDSYGRDLEDKNVTLANLLRELVKIEDILRIRFVTSYPTDISDELIEVVREYPKICEYFHIPMQSGSNEVLKNMRRKYTREQYIEIVKKIRSKVENVTVTSDFIVGFPGETRQQFEETVSIIEELELDYSNTAAYSPRKQTPAATWRDKFIDKAVKKERLAVLNKKVQEYSYLSNQKYVGKTLEVLVEEFNPKNAQNILTGRTRNNKVVHFEGTPDLIGTLTDVTIDEALLWCLKGCIKN
- the glmS gene encoding glutamine--fructose-6-phosphate transaminase (isomerizing), giving the protein MCGIVGYIGNKKVAPIVVEGLRNLEYRGYDSSGMALIYNNKIEVLKAQGKLENLDNLINKNKTAQEADIVGIGHIRWATHGIPNEINAHPHVSNCERIAVVHNGIIENYKELRKDLEAAGYKFHSQTDTETIVHMVANELKTACCLKDALKATLSKVKGAYALCVISLDEPDKIVVARKNAPLLIGVGEGENFVASDIPAIIEHTKKAIYLDDDEIAEVSKDDLKIYNAITGEKIEKKIEILPFEPVALSKMGYKHFMLKEINEQPAVVRKNLFGRLSAPDEPIDLKEVKLTKEDLKNLNRIQIIACGTSLHAAMVGKYIIEEFTGLPVDVEASSEYIYRNTITNKNTLVIGVSQSGETADTITAIRQAKAKGSHILIITNRVDSTMARDADSLICVDAGIEVSVAATKSYTAQLMSFYLLMLYLAEVKNSIDPEVSKSIKEELIQLPQKIEELLSHSDRIAKCAKIFASTKDFIFIARGINFPVALEGALKLKEISYINATGYSAGELKHGPIAMLDESMPVLAILIPGIVYDKVLSNSEESKARNARLIALTSADDEHLNSIFEYIIKIPEVSDILSPIITTVPLQLLAYYIAEFLGKDVDQPRNLAKSVTVE
- the ruvC gene encoding crossover junction endodeoxyribonuclease RuvC, which translates into the protein MRILGIDPGLAITGYAILDCEADNLAVVNSGSIQTPSKSSNGARLLELAQDLSTIIEKYNPDCASVEKLFYFKNLKTIMPVSEARGVIIMILEKYGVEIFEYTPLEVKQTITGYGRACKEEVKKMTEIALCNALPNLDDAVDAVAIALCHTRCCRV
- a CDS encoding helix-turn-helix transcriptional regulator; this translates as MEKDKLKKQIAENLRVLRAKNRISQEVLAEASGTTQQYINQIENEKVNVSVFVLVKIADALKVSANDLIY
- the dnaK gene encoding molecular chaperone DnaK; the protein is MAKTIGIDLGTTNSVVAVMEGGKPTVIANAEGSRTTPSIVGFSKSGERLVGQLAKRQAILNPDRTVLSIKRHMGTDYKVKIDGTDYTPQEIAAMILRKLADDASKYLGEKVVSAVITVPAYFNDSQRQATKDAGKIAGLDVLRIVNEPTAAALAYGLEKEKTEKVLVFDLGGGTFDVSILEIGDGVHEVLSTSGDTLLGGDDFDEKVMNWLCDEFKKVEGIDLRNDKQAMQRLKEAAEKAKCELSSVIETTINLPFITADANGPKHLDLTLTRAKFDDLTRELIDRCKQPVADAIKEAGVSKGEIDEVVLVGGSTRIPAVQALVKEYTGKEPNQSVNPDEVVAVGAAVQAGVLAGEVKDIVLLDVTPLTLGIETLGGVMTALVPRNTTIPVSKSQVFSTADDHQTAVDIHVLQGERPMAKDNKSLGMFRLDGIPAAARGIPQVEVTFDIDANGIVNVSAKDKATNKEQKITITNTSNLSESDIDKMVKDAEMHSEDDKKRKEEVETKNNATSMVNAAERLVKDLEGKMSEDDKSKLTSEKDELKKAIDENAAIEQVKTLADKLQETMYAISSKAYQQSQGSASAEGEQGASSEQTSQDNGGDDDVIDAEYTKQ
- a CDS encoding DEAD/DEAH box helicase, with the translated sequence MELTFNFELDDFQKEAQEHINRGESVVVCAPTGAGKTAIAEIAVHRALEINKRLFYTTPLKALSNQKYRDFTHKYGEDKVGLLTGDISINRGAQIVVMTTEVFRNMLYGTNLGKVEENLQNVEYVVLDEVHYMNDEQRGTVWEESIIYCPNNIKLIALSATVANAKELTDWINSVHSKTHLVNTDFRPVPLRHYYLGEPNLNDIVPLFAPGGALNSKIKALPVKNKFSKAKRKTSPATLVEILHRKDMLPAIHFTFSRKKCDAYMFECADLRLLTPEEEEELRCTIKEYVYENPYLENHRHLKALYAGVASHHAGLLPSLKVLVEKLFQKGLIKVVFATETLAAGINMPARTTVISSISKRTDSGHRKLTASEFLQMSGRAGRRGMDEVGHVVVVGNPFDDPVDVHELVSSKAEPLESRFTPSYSMVLNLLQKFDMEQSRELILKSFGYFSSTNRLKPFYDELNYVEERLDAIENFNCPYKLKTSDLLNYNKLKNTFVQYKKITNTLLKQARHSGGKNAPEVVEYSQKTKDLYHKMEQIKCNYCKMYKKHIREADLQERFEKKREKIKAVIETQKDIYWNRFVKLKEILGEYQYVESDFPTECGFTTSCLRTENELYLAELIFKGIFNNLNHSELAGIVCAISTEDDRMAMRSRLRYSSNVKNSIYRARDIMRKIERSQKEKGIENMMNLNPKFSAFIEHWINGCEWEELFIDGEFSEGDVVRAFKRTIDVLRQLCTVANIPQELANTARLAIDLINRDPIKED
- a CDS encoding YkgJ family cysteine cluster protein, with protein sequence MKNLLLKFKKFFHYYILRRKYFREGACKACGRCCREIYVRHSRDVIKTEEEFNSLKNRHYFYGYLKIIGQNETGLVFACTKLDKETGKCTAYNTRPLLCRQYPVEEIFMMGGSISDDCGYKFVPIKTFEEILRKLK